The DNA sequence cgatatcagggcgatatcgtttaataaagaggttgataaaggataagtgataattgtttatgaaaatcaaaaatactatttgaaatcatcctataagtggtttgacgtcatccgcactttttgtccaaCCCCTGAATATGAataattaaagtgtcattcaatagaacttgctaactacgtaaacaaaagttactagtaaattgacattcagtgtcagttttagtatggcggtttgtttacatagttagcaagttctattgaatgacactttatacttAAAAATGCTCTACCTATTGTTACTTAAGACTTAACACAccatttaaaactaaatttggACAACATTTTATCATCAACCTAGTAAAAAGAGATACTTAGAGTAAACTGTACATAAACCTAcctatgttattattaaatactatcaattttaggtacagtcagcagagtTACCTAGCTTAACATGTCTGCATTCAAAAATGTAATGGTGTTGCTGACTGTCTTAACTTTCCATACAAATTATTGTGATAAGaatatacctacttgaaataaaactattaaaacggattatatcgcgtatattgaatttatactacaactatatattatactttatttatatttatttatttatttgtgtcagtatacgcgatataatccgttttaatggttttatttcatgtgtaactatcgcggtaaccgaagacaatattatacctacttgagGTTTCGAATGCATTGTATACCTAAAGGTAAATCACACTTATTATGTAACCTCTACAAACTACTTAAAAATTTCAATTGATAAAAAAACACTACCAATACGTATACTCTTCTATCATTAATATTGTCATTTGTCATTCTCGAACCTTCATacttgttagaaagtgacaggcaAGATGACGGATGATAAAATGGCAATCAACTTAGGCCCGCTGGATTGATACAGAATTAAATATAAAGTAACGGTTCAAAATACCTTTAAATAGTAGCTGTATTAAAACATATTGTTACatcatgaaaatatttattagtaacCGTAGCTTTTGCATAAAATCGGTGATAAATTAGAGTATTGTAACGACCATGGCCGCTCGGCAATATAACATGAATTAATTCTGGTGATCTGTTTAGAATTAGGATAATAATGGGGTTGAGGTCACCTGAACGTTAGATAGTAAGTTTGGTTTGCTAAATACATTTGTGCGCtcaaccaggcgtgtctcactccgcgatttcgtcgctttgctacaggtagctaaaactgctaaaagtacatccgttcggccccaattttggggaaagccataagccgcgcgtggcgctgtcgccacctagcggccatatctgtgctgatcgtaacagacgcgttttgttagagagtgagtcttctgtacttagtactattatttattctgtggctcatTAACATGTATGTCCTTAAACGAGTTGCTTTttataacagttttttttttaataattgaatttgctCGTATCTAGGAGgcaatttatttttcataaaaaaaaggcGAGGAACCCCTGCTTACTCTAATGGATGAACTATAGATTCGAATGGGTGCACAAATGTaccgtacagtcacctgcaataatatgttacacaacgaaggctgcaaaaatatctgacacgatcttatttgtagagccataagagcgtgttacatatttttgcggccttcaaagaataacatattattgcaggtgactgtactattgGTAGCTATAGTTACATCAAAAATTGTGTTGTGTTATGCTAGTCATAATAAAAGAAGCCCCTAAACTGAAGTACCTAACAATTAAGGACGCCAAGCACGAAGAATATCGTATATTGACCCGCAGTTTCTATCTCTACAGAACGcgcataatagggtattttcctactagtcaaatcagcttcttttttagaactgtcaaaacgatttgctaatatggaatttatatgaaacattacatcgtgacgtcacggtcaactcacctactttttatatttctatccgattgaTTAAATAAGACTTGggcttaaaaataactgctatctatgtttttctaataattttctgatgctttatttcatgcatggtgtgaaataatttatttgaaatacaggaaaataccctattatattgctgtccgGCCGATGATGCCGGCGGGCAAcaccactgtgcgagcgggacagcagtATAAATGCGCGCGTGCGATAGGGTAGGAAATGGTGGGTCAATGAACTAAATTATTAGTGCTTAGCGTTCTTTTTCTGGGCGCTTTGACGATTGAATTTATGTTTATTGAAAATTAGattttaattgtaaaaaaaatacaatcaaGTCATATGGCAAAAATGTGTTGCTATGCCAAAGTTTTTGTATTCGcttttacataatattatatatagttgTGTTTGTTTGTGATACTGTAAAGTAAGTTTTTCTAGCTTagtcatatttatttttattttgaagattATTATTGTTGTCAAATGGGCCTCATAGTTGGTAATATTTTAGCCCGTGATAAAATCACTTTAGTATAATAGAgtcatatttataatatgttgAGTTATACAATTTAGATAGGTAGTTATTAAACATACATTTGCTTTGTTGTTTGTAAGGTGTTTTTGGTTACAGAtactgtaaataattatgacagAATTTCGACTTGATCActgttcttttttatttattaaaacatccatccgtacatggcgaccctgccaggagGAATTTCGACTTGAACTTGATACTGTTAAATGTTTTGAAAACAGATAAATCTCAAGataattaagtataaataatacTGTCATTTTTATTGACATTGTCTGACCACCTTTGAGTCTTGTCATTAAAATTACGTCTAATGTCTTTaactattacaaattaaaaactacTGAATTGAAGTATTAGTATTATTCAAACATTGAAATCTAAATCATCCCATGTGCCTGGTAGTTGAAAATTGTCCCAAAAGTTATCTTGAAGTAAGGTAAGCGCTGGGTCATATTCGTTAGGGCTTATTTCCCTAACAAACCTTAGATTTTCAACCCACGATAAATCATTCTCAACGTTTTCATTGTATATTTCATtaacttttttgtttttcttaggCTTTTCGACAGTTTTTGGATTACTTTCTTTACCAGAATAATGAATACTAACATGTTTAGAGTTTACTGCATTATCTCCTTTTAGTTCTTTATTTTTCTTGGTCCTCCGTCTTTTtagattgttattatttttgtttgttactTTCTTTCCTTTATCAGTATTTTCTATGAAATCAGAATGCACTGGTTTCCTATTTACAACCGCTACATTGTTTGGTTGACTTACCATTAATTTTGGATCTGTAATCGTAGTATTAGAAGCCATAGCTGGCAAAGATGTGTTTATTTGATAATGTTTATTAACATTATCAGTAATGCGAGTTTCTTTGATTTCACTGTTCAAAATCATTATAACTCCTTTGGTGCGATCGTTTTCTTTACATACTTCATTtgtaatatcattatcataattaTCTAAGATACTCTGAGAACAAATATTATCGTCACACTGAGTTAGACTGCCATCATTGTCTTGTAACGTCATTGTTGATATTCCAGTATTCACACGTTCAATAGAATCAAGTTGCTCGTAAGTTTTCGCATTTTGAATACCTTGTTGAATATCACTGTCATTAGTAATATCGATAACTTCAATATCTTCTATagtatttttattgtaagtCGAATCATCTACTTGAGATATATTCACTGTTTTAGTCTGGTCACTGAGAACTATTTCTTTGTGAGTAACATTATCATCGGTAACATTAGTTATATCCATTTCTTTGTGAGTAACATTATCATCTGTAACATCAGTTATATCAATTTCTTTGCCAGTAACATCATCATCTGTAACATTAGTTATATCCATTTCTTTGTGAGTAACATCATCATCTGTAACATTAGTTACATTTACATCCTCGATATAGTTTTGTCCTGGATTATTCATATTCCTGTCTTCATCAGGTAAAGAATAAACAGGCGATGCGGATCCTGCGAACTCATACGTTATTTGAAAAGATTGGTTATGCGAGTTGGTGGTATAACCATCTTCGTTAAGAATAAGAGTCATGAATAGAGTGAGTTTTTCGATTACCTGAAATGAGGGAacaatttttacagtacatatgaggctacttttccgcactagtgcgtaaaatagcacttttcgtgcgtatgtcgaaactttaaagtgccatatgtactgaaaacgttgttcgatacacgtgcgaataggtaattcgcaactcgtgtcgatttaaaacactcccttcggtcgtgttttaatttatcgccactcgtttcgaatttcctctttttcgcacttgtatcgaaaataactatttgtgacgtcccacggctaaaggtaccttatggccgttggcgcttacgctattattaacgccgctccgccgccgcgcgctattattattgcggcgctatgcgacgtaagcgacaagtgccataaggtaccttttgccgtggaacgtcacattttataattttaaaaacgcacagcattttttatgatataggaggcaaacgagcagacgaattgcCTGATAGTAAGCAATTACCGACGCAAGTGGATAACTGGCTTTTAAAGTGTCAttgtatggaacttgctaactatgtaaacaaaagtcactagtaaattcatcattaagggacaatttcaatatggcggtttgtttacatagttagcaagttccatagaatgacccCTTACGTGGAATTATGTTTATGTTAAATAGATTTTGAGTTACGTAGGGGTCAAAAGTGGCtccaaatggttcgtgtaatttAACACAAGACCACTGCGTCGcaagttttctttttttagggttccgtaagtacctcaaaaggaaaaaaacggaacccttataggatcactcgtgcgagTCGTGCGTGCTGTCTATACTGGgtcaacattttgaaaaaatacacaacataagagttcttaacctatagatgacaggaaaacctattagaaatatgcagtaaagcgtcagtcggacttaatgtacggaacccttggaacgcgagttcaattcgcacttggccggtttttgaagtTGGCTTGACACGCCGCCGGTCTAGAATCTAGATAGTTTTATCTACCTGCAACGCTCGGACATTCGTGGGTAGACACCGCAGCTTCAGTGTGGCTATCTCTTGGAGGAAGTTTGCCGCCTCCGAGCGTGTTACAAGCTGGTCGTTGTAAATGTGATCATCCATCTTCATGCTGATTTGTATTAGTCTCGTTGTTAGCGCGCTCTGAAATCACAGGAGGTCccaaaacggttaaattttcaattaataaaataacaactaaagcgtaaatgtaggtacttaaatggcACGTAACAAACCAAAGAAATAAAGTAAGGATCTAGTCAGTAAAGGGCTGATAAAGACGTACTGCAATTCGCTGCAATTTTTATGGGAATTGCAccccgactgcacgccaactgcaacgtcggcgtgcagtgcCCATACAAGTTGCAATCGGGTTGCTCCGTCTGTGTCTGTGCCGGCCCTAAGTGTATAATTATAGCCTTGCTCGATGTAGtttgtaagtatgtaaaagtttaataaaaacgACCAAGCTCCAAAACATCTAGTTACACACCTAGCTAATGTCAATACAATAATCCACTAGCTCTAGACATATTTAGATATCAGACTGTCTATTAACAacttcaaatgatatttcaaaaTTTTCAAACTTATAGCGACATAATGGCATTCATAGAcatgtatttactatttacctCGTTGAATTTATTTTTCCTGCCTTTCTTTCCCCGTGGCATATTGTTATGTTTCGCAAACTTTCAAAATACTAGAACAAGCTAAATTAGGTAGCATATAAATACTTATCAAATGTATAAACTTTAAGTAGGTGATTGTTTTTTCTACTTTGCTTTAGTTTAGTGCCAacgtcatatattttttaaaccgcATTTTCGCGCCATTACtgcaatttgtttttttttttcaattttaaccAAGATGTAGTTTATACagccaagttttttttaatgggaTAGGTATAGTTTGGCATGTGTCCTTTGTCAGTgaaaatgaaagttttatttttttgtttttgctaGTGGGTATCTTAATTAAAACTTCAAATTAAAGGTATGCGTATATTGCgtattatttatacttaaattagtacctataggtacttagttttttATTCTAATATAACAGTCAAacataattatagctggtcaaccaaatcttgtcagtaaaaaaaggcgcgaaattcaaattttatatgggacgatatcccttcccgcctacatttttcaaatttgccgcctttttctactgtcaagatctggttgaccaagtatatatatctttatattttaacatacctacatacaaacataTCTTTATACCTACACGAGTTACACGTGTGCTCATGCTAATTTAGATAAATATATCTTACCAACCCGTTTCCGAATAATACTAACTCAAATCCTGTGTCCAGCGATAAATCTGTTTTTATCACAACGATGACATCCCGTTTTATATAATAGGAGATAATGTAATACATAAAGTTCCGATTTAAAATCAGTTCAGTCTGAGGCATTCGTGCCAACGACTGTTTTTAGatctttttgtaagtaaatGGATTTTTCTGATTTTTAAACATGTATTTAGTTATTCACGCGTATCTTCTTCTGGTTGGAATATGGTTGTGCGATGCAGGCTACGGCGTGTCTGAACAAGATGCGTAAGTATCGTAGTCTTTTTATATGTAGCCGCGATTACAAAGAAAAATGTGaagttttttatatatattaaaggaaaaatagaGACATTCACTGCTTTCGGCAAAATTCGAACTTGCGACCTTACGGAACACCAGTCTGATCGCTCTTTACTAACTGGGCTACGGAATCTTATCAGAACCGCGCGAAGCGGTGAATTTTTCTATTTTCTCTTTTTGAGTTAATACCAAAAACATACTTATTAGCCATACCCCGAAAATaacggaataaaaaaaacatggtgTGTACCATGGTATCTACATACCATGTTATGTACCATGGTaaactgtacctatttacctacttgATTTTTGGTCCCTCACAACAGGGATCGGCTACCGGTATTTTtttatgggaacggaaacggtattttttcgttctttgctaattacttcatttctaattgggcaatccaataatacgaagtcgttacctaaacacacaactgagtcctacatttcgagtataaaataattcgaaaaatatggttatttcgatgtttttgcaaaaaaccggttccgatccctgcctcAACCAACCACACATCAAAACAAACGAATTGCTGCGTATGTTGGTATAATGAAAAATTTACAGTGCGCTTTCTCTTAATAAGGCAGCTGTTTTAGGCTTTTTGGCACGGAAGCTAGGAATCAATTCTAGAATTCTTTAacaaagtttaaattaaaaataccaatCATTTTTTACAGCCTTTCCGACGTAGAAGCCCCGGCGTACGTTCCAGCTTACGCGAAAAACAAACAATTTGGCACAAAAACCGGATATGGTACAAGGACTGGTTACGGTACCAAAACTGCTTATGGTACAAAAACGGGCTATGGTACAAAAACTAGTTATGGTACGAAAACTGGTTATGGTACGAAAACTGGGTACGGTACAAAAACCGGTTACGCTGGCACAAAAACCGGATATTCAGGATATTCAGAGTCTAGAACTTGGAACTCCGAATCTGGATCAGCGTGagttttattacctatttatttattgtgttattttatttggcCAATTTGTATGGCAGATCGATctttcgcgcctaaatttttcaaatatgcCGCCTTATCCTACTACATAACATCGagaaataaaaacttgtttcTTACTATCGTCAAGACAATGATGAGGCCGGCCGGTAGTAGATAAAGGCggctaatttgaaaaatgtaggcgcgaaagatCGATCTGCCATACAAATTTTGTCGGTGGTGACCCTCGTCTGCCTATGAAGCCAACCCAGACCGggttagggttgccaactattttttggtggaatatagtattttccagaataaggcatcaaaaatatagtaatttcagaaaaatatagtacatttagataaaatactaaacataagtgtaaaatatgtttaatcggaaatatagtattttatatatttttccaaaattatatagtacagacagagagccaaaatatagtacaataccaACCAACCCTAGTCTGGGTTCGAATAGAGCATTTATGAGTACTTGTTCCTGAGTCGCgagtgttttttaattaaatttaagtatttgtatattaaccATTGTCTGAGTACCTACAACACAATTAACACAGTCCCTCTTGAGCTTACCTCTTGGCTTAGGCCCACCCCACAGCGTCTTTTgtgcgtcggcgtctagtcagcgctatggaaaatggcgtcgctgcgcagttgcgccaacgctgcctcgagcagcagccatagagccgacgctcgggagacacTAGTATGGGGTGGGCCTTAATCATTTTGTGTAAGgatgtcctgtgatatttatttttaaggctTGTATGATATTTGCTGAAGAAATGTCTTTTGTTTCAGCCCTACATACCAGGAGGTACAGCACAATGCGAACCAGATATTTGCAGGTCAGT is a window from the Cydia amplana chromosome 6, ilCydAmpl1.1, whole genome shotgun sequence genome containing:
- the LOC134649116 gene encoding probable serine/threonine-protein kinase DDB_G0283337; its protein translation is MPRGKKGRKNKFNESALTTRLIQISMKMDDHIYNDQLVTRSEAANFLQEIATLKLRCLPTNVRALQVIEKLTLFMTLILNEDGYTTNSHNQSFQITYEFAGSASPVYSLPDEDRNMNNPGQNYIEDVNVTNVTDDDVTHKEMDITNVTDDDVTGKEIDITDVTDDNVTHKEMDITNVTDDNVTHKEIVLSDQTKTVNISQVDDSTYNKNTIEDIEVIDITNDSDIQQGIQNAKTYEQLDSIERVNTGISTMTLQDNDGSLTQCDDNICSQSILDNYDNDITNEVCKENDRTKGVIMILNSEIKETRITDNVNKHYQINTSLPAMASNTTITDPKLMVSQPNNVAVVNRKPVHSDFIENTDKGKKVTNKNNNNLKRRRTKKNKELKGDNAVNSKHVSIHYSGKESNPKTVEKPKKNKKVNEIYNENVENDLSWVENLRFVREISPNEYDPALTLLQDNFWDNFQLPGTWDDLDFNV